A segment of the Mycobacterium intracellulare ATCC 13950 genome:
CCTCCAGCGAGGGCAACGCCGCGTTCATCAACGTCTTCAACGTGCCCCGCTCCACCGGTGTCTTCCCGATGCCGTTGGCCTACGTCGAGTACGACCCCGACACCGGCGCCCCGCTGCGCGGCGACGACGGGCGCGTGCGCCGGGTGCCGGCCGGGGAGCCGGGCCTGTTGCTCAGCCCGGTCAACCGGCTGCAGCCGTTCGACGGCTACACCGATCCGGAGTCCAGCGAAAAAAAGTTGGTGCGCAACGCTTTTCGTGAGGGCGACTGCTGGTTCAACACCGGCGACGTGATGAGCCCGCAGGGCATGGGACACGCGGCGTTCGTCGACCGGCTGGGCGACACGTTCCGCTGGAAAGGCGAAAACGTGGCCACCACCCAGGTCGAGGCCGCACTGGCATCCGATGACTCCGTCGAGGACTGCACGGTCTTCGGGGTCGAGGTGCCGCGCACCGGCGGTCGCGCCGGGATGGCCGCTGTCAAGCTGCGCGACGGCGCCGAGTTCGACGGGCAGTCGTTGGCCCGCGCCGTCTACGAGCAGCTGCCCGGCTACGCGCTGCCGCTGTTCGTGCGGGTGGTGGAGTCGATCGAGCAGACCACGACCTTCAAGAGCCGCAAGGTGGAGTTGCGCGAGCAGGCCTACGGCCCCGACGTCGAGGACCCGCTCTACGTGCTGGCCGGACGCGACGAGGGCTACGTGCCGTTCTACGACGAGTACCCCGACGAGGTGGCCGAGGGTAAACGCCCGTAGGGCCGGCAGCGCCGATCGGCCGGTCGCGAGCGTAACCACACTGCGAGAGGGCGAGTCGGATTTCGCAGTGCCGTCACGCTCGCGACCTGGCACTGCACGCTGTTCGGCGACCAGGCACCATAGACGCGTGCAATCGTCGTTCTGCGGCCGTCCCGTGTCAGCCGATCGCGCGCTGATCATGGCGATCGTCAACCGCACCCCGGACTCGTTCTACGACAGGGGCGCGACCTTCAGCGACGAGGCCGCCCGGGCGGCCGTGCACCGGGCCGTGGCCGACGGCGCCGACGTCATCGACGTGGGCGGCGTCAAGGCCGGCCCGGGCCAAGAGGTCGACGCCGACACCGAGATCGCCCGGCTGGTGCCGTTCATCGAATGGTTGCGCGACGCCTATCCCGACCACGTGATCAGCGCCGATACCTGGCGCTCCGAGGTCGCCAAGGTGGCCTGCGCGGCCGGGGCGGACCTGATCAACGACACCTGGGCCGGCGTCGACCCCGCCCTACCGGAGGTGGCCGCGGAGTTCGGGGCGGGTCTGGTCTGTTCGCACACCGGCAACGCGCAGCCGCGCACGCGCCCGTTCCGGGTGAACTACGGAACCGCCACGCGCGGCGTCGTCGACGACGTGATCGCCCAGGTCACCGCCGCCGCCGAGCGGGCGGTCGCGTGCGGGGTGGCGCGCGACCGAGTACTGATCGACCCGACCCACGACTTCGGCAAGAACACCTTCCACGGGCTGCTGCTGTTGCGGCACGTCGGCGATCTCGTCGATACCGGGTGGCCGGTGCTGATGGCTTTGAGTAACAAGGACTTCGTCGGGGAGACTCTGGGTGTGGAATTGACCGAGCGGCTCGAGGGAACGTTGGCGGCCACCGCGCTGGCCGCGGCCGCCGGTGCGCGGATGTTTCGCGTGCACGAGGTCGCCGCCACCCGCCGGGTGCTGGAAATGGTGGCGTCGATCCAGGGGACGCGCCCGCCGACCCGCACGGTGAGGGGGCTCGCATGACGATGTCGGACCTGGTCGCCGGCGATCTGGCCAGCGACGGGATGCTCGCCGCGAGGCCGGGGGACACCTGGCTGGGCGACCGCAGCTGGAACCGTCCGAGCTGGACCGTCGCCGAGCTGGAGGCGGCCAAGGCCGGGCGGACCATCTCGGTGGTGCTGCCGGCCCTCGACGAGGAAGACACCATCGAGTCGGTGATCGACAGCATCTCACCGCTGGTTGATGGGCTGGTCGACGAGCTGATCGTGTTGGACTCCGGCTCCACCGACGACACCGAGATCCGGGCGGTCGCCGCCGGCGCCCGCGTGGTCAGCCGCGAGCAGGCGCTGCCCGAGGTGCCGATACGGCCCGGCAAGGGCGAGGCGTTGTGGCGGTCGCTGGCGGCCACCCGCGGCGACATCGTGGTGTTCGTCGACTCCGACCTGATCAACCCGCACCCGATGTTCGTGCCGTGGCTCGTCGGCCCCCTGCTCACCTGCCCACCCTCCCGCGGGATTCACCTGGTCAAGAGCTTCTACCGGCGGCCCCTCAACGTCGCCGACGTGGGCGGCAGCGCGGGCGCGACCGGCGGCGGGCGGGTCACCGAGCTGGTGGCCCGGCCGTTGCTCGCGGCGCTGCGCCCCGAGCTGGGCGCAGTGCTGCAGCCGCTGGGTGGCGAATACGCGGCCACCCGCGAATTGCTGACGTCGGTGCCGTTCGCCCCGGGCTACGGCGTGGAGATCGGACTGCTGGTGGACACCTTCGACCGGCTGGGGCTGGACGCGATCGCCCAGGTCAACCTGGGCGTGCGGGAGCACCGCAACCGGCCGCTGGCCGAGCTGGGCGCGATGAGCCGCCAGGTCATCGCGACCCTGCTGTCGCGCTGCGGGATCCCCGACTCCGGGGTCGGCCTGACCCAGTTCGTGGCCCACGGGCCCGACGGCGAGGGCTACACCCAGCACACCTCGCCGGTGTCACTGGCGGACCGGCCGCCGATGCAGGCGATCAGGCCCCGGTAGCCGCCGACGCGGTCACGCTGGGCATCGCCGTGTCGGCGGCATAGGGCAGTATCGATCCCGTGGCGTTGGTGTTGCTGTACCTGGTGGTCCTGGTGCTGGTGGCGATCGTCCTGTTCGGCGCGGCCAGCCTGTTGTTCGGTCGCGGCGAGCAGCTGCCGCCCCTGCCCCGGGGGACGACGGCGACCGTCCTGCCGGCCTACGGGGTGACCGGCTCCGACGTCGACGCCGTCAAGTTCACCCAGACGCTGCGTGGATACAAGACCAGCGAGGTGGACTGGGTGCTGGACCGCCTCGCCCGCGAGCTGGAGGCCCTGCGCGGCCAGCTGGCCGCGGTGCACGCCGCGCCCGCCGCCGACCAGGACCACGAGGACGATTCGGCGGAACCCGGCGAGGGCGAGGATCGTCAGGACTGAATGTGAGCGAAGACGAGCTGGTTCGGTGCAGCTGGGCGGCCATTCGGCCCGGGCCGGACTTCGAGATGTACCGCGATTACCACGACCAGGAATGGGGTCGCCCGCTGCACGACGGGGTGGCCCTGTTCGAACGGATGAGCCTGGAGGCCTTTCAGAGCGGCCTGTCGTGGCTGATCATCCTGCGCAAACGGGAGAATTTCCGGCGCGCGTTCTCCGGGTTCGACATCACGACGGTCGCCGAGTACGGCGACGACGACGTGCGGCGGCTGATGGCCGATCAGGGAATCGTGCGCAACCGCGCCAAGATTGACGCGACAATCGCCAACGCGCGCGCGGCCGCGGAGCTGGGTACTCCGGCGGACCTGGCGGAGCTGCTGTGGTCGTTTGCGCCGTCGCCGCGGTCACGCCCGGCCGACGCATCCCAAATTCCCTCGGCCACTGACGAATCGAAGGCCATGGCCCGTGAACTCAAGCGGCGCGGGTTCCGCTTCGTCGGTCCGACCACCGCCTACGCGTTGATGCAGGCAACCGGCATGGTCGACGACCATATCCGGGGTTGCTGGGTGCCCGCGACCGCCCGCTGAGCACACAGTTGTGGGTCTTTGTACGAGCGGTGACCTGGATAGGGAACAATGGAGGGGTGATAAGTCAGTTCGTGGCCGGGCATGGCTTGAAGTTCGCTGGCGGGGCGTGCTCGGTGCCGACCAGGTCCGCGCGGGCGGGCCAGCTCGAACCTGGAGGGAGCACTCGATGGCGGCGATGAAGCCCCGGACCGGAGACGGTCCTCTTGAAGCAACGAAGGAGGGGCGCGGCATCGTGATGCGGGTACCACTTGAAGGTGGAGGTCGACTGGTCGTCGAGCTGACGCCCGACGAAGCCGCTGCCCTCGGTGACGAACTCAAGGGCGTCACAAGCTCCAGCTAGGGCTTGCCGCCGAACGATTCGGCGGTGCTACGCACACACCTTCCGATAGATCTCCAGGGTCTGCTCGGCGACGTGGGCCCACGAGAACTCCTCGACGCAGCGTCGGCGTCCCGCCTTGCCGTAGCGCTGCGCTTTTGCGCGGTCGGCGACGAGCTCGTTGACCGCCTCGGCCAGTCCGGCCCGATAGCCCGCCACATCGCCGGGGTCGTAATGCACCAAAGTCCCGGTGACCCCGTCGGCGACCACCTCCGGGATCCCGCCCACATCCGAGGCCACCACCGCGGCCCCGCAGGCCATCGCCTCCAGATTCACGATGCCCAACGGCTCATACACCGACGGGCACACGAAAACCGCTGCGGCCGATAAGATTTCGCGCAACTCGCCGATGGGAAGCATTTCCCGGATCCAGAAGACGCCGGTGCGTCCGCGGGCCAGGCCGGCGACCGCATCCCGAATCTCCTCGGCGATCTCCGGGGTGTCGGGCGCCCCGGCGCACAGCAGCACCTGCGCCTCCGGGCTGAACCGGTGGGCGGCCGCCACCAGGTGCGCGACGCCCTTCTGCCGGGTGATGCGGCCCACGAACACCACCAGGGGACGGTCCGGATCGACACCCAGTGCGGCCAGCATCGACTCGCCCTGCGATGGGGCCGCCGGGCACCACACGTCGGTGTCGACACCGTTGCGGATGACGTGCACGGCCCCGGGATCCAGCGCGGGGTAGACGCGCAGGATGTCCTCGCGCATCGCGGAGCTCACCGCGATCACCGCGTCGGCGGCCAGCACTGCGGTGTGTTCGACCCAGGTCGAGATCCGGTAGCCCCCGCCGAGTTGTTCGGACTTCCACGGGCGCAGCGGCTCGAGCGAATGCGCGGTCAACACGTGCGGGACGGCATAGAGCAGCGCGGCCAGGTGCCCGGCCATGCCGGTGTACCAGGTGTGTGAATGCACCACGGTGGCCGCCGATGCCGCGTTGGCCATCAGCAGGTCCGCGGACAGCGTCGTCATCGCCGCGTTGGCGCCCTGCAACCGCGGGTCGGGCTGATGCACCTGCACGCCCTGGGCGCCCGGCCGGGGTGCCCCCATGCAATGCACGTCCACCGCGCACAGCCGGCGCAATTGGCTGACGAGTTCGGTGACGTGTACGCCCGCCCCTCCGTAGACCTCTGGGGGGTATTCCCGAGTCATCATCGCCACCCGCATACCCGCACGGTAGTTCCGCGACGGGGAGGGCCGCGAGCCGGGCGGCACCCTCGGTGCGCCCGCGCAGCCAAATACCTTGACGGACAGCCCCACAGAACGCGGGCAATAGCCCCTTCCCCCTGGCAGCGTTTCGCGGCGGCCGATAGGTTTGACACCATGAGGGAAGCACCACACGTGCTGGGCATCGTCCTGGCCGGCGGTGAGGGCAAGCGGCTGTATCCGCTGACCGCGGATCGCGCCAAGCCCGCGGTTCCCTTCGGCGGCGCCTATCGGCTGATCGACTTCGTGCTGTCGAACCTCGTCAACGCCCGCTATTTGCGAATCTGCGTTCTGACGCAGTACAAGTCGCATTCACTGGACCGTCACATATCACAGAACTGGCGGTTGTCCGGCTTGGCCGGTGAGTACATCACCCCGGTGCCCGCGCAGCAGCGGCTCGGTCCGCGCTGGTACACCGGTTCGGCCGACGCGATCTACCAGTCGCTCAATCTGATCTACGACGAAGACCCCGACTACATAGTGGTTTTCGGCGCCGACCACGTGTACCGGATGGATCCCGAGCAGATGGTCCGGTTCCACATCGACAGCGGGGCGGGCGCGACCGTCGCCGGCATCCGGGTGCCGCGCAGCGAGGCCACCGCGTTCGGGTGTATCGACTCCGACGAGTCCGGGCGCATCCGCCAATTCGTGGAGAAGCCACTGGATCCGCCCGGCACCCCGGACGACCCCGAGACGACGTTCGTGTCGATGGGCAATTACATCTTCACCACCAAGGTGCTCATCGACGCGATCCGCGCGGACGCCGACGACGACCATTCCGATCACGACATGGGTGGTGACATCATCCCGCGACTGGTCGACGACGGGATGGCCGCGGTGTACGACTTCAGCGACAACGAGGTGCCCGGCGCCACCGACCGTGACCGGGCCTACTGGCGTGACGTCGGAACGCTCGACGCGTTCTACGACGCACACATGGACCTGGTGTCGGTGCATCCGGTGTTCAACCTCTACAACAAGCGCTGGCCGATCCGCGGCGAGTCGGAGAACCTGGCGCCGGCAAAGTTCGTCAACGGCGGTTCCGCGCAGGAGTCGGTGGTGGGCGCCGGCAGCATCATCTCGGCGGCCTCGGTGCGCAACTCGGTGCTTTCGTCCAACGTCGTGGTCGACGACGGCGCGATCGTGGAGGGCAGCGTGATCATGCCCGGCGCTCGCGTCGGCCGTGGCGCGGTGGTGCGCCACGCGATCCTGGACAAGAACGTCGTCGTGGGGCCGGGCGAGATGGTCGGGGTGGACCTGGAGAAGGACCGCGAGCGCTTCGCGATCAGCGCCGGCGGTGTGGTCGCGGTGGGCAAGGGCGTCTGGATCTAGCTCGGTCAGGCACCGCGAAGCGTGCTCGGCGCCGACATTGCGAAAGTTGTTGATCCGCAACATCGTCGCGCCTGGTGGCGCCGACGCCGGGCTAATGCCCTCGGCGCGCCGGCTACCAGAGGTAGGGAACCAACCGGTAGCGCACGCGCTCGGCGTATTCGCGGTACCCGGGCAATTCGTCGAAGAGGAGCTTCTCTTCGTCGAACATGCGCAGCGCGAGCACGATGGTGCCGGGGATGACGAAGAGCAGCCCCCAATACGAGTCGAGCGCCAGGGGGATACCGATCATCATGATCACGTTTCCGACGTACATCGGATGGCGCACGAATCGATACAGGCCGCCGGACACCAAGGTCTGGTCCGCTTCCACCGTGACCGTGGCGCCGGCATAGTTGTTCTGGACGATCACCAGCATGGCGATGCCGAGCCCGGTCGCCACCAGCAGATCGCCGAGCAGCGACAGCCAGACCGGTACCGACGACCAGCCGAACCGATGATCGAGCGCGCTGAACACCATCGTCGCGAAGAGACCCAGGAACGAGGCGGTGATGATGAACTTCTGCGAGGTTCGGGGTTCGGCCCGCGGGCCGGCACGCATGCGCCGCTGCAGGGCCGCGGGGTTGGCCCTGCTCAGGTAGACCGTGGGCACGATGGTCGCCACCGTGAACACGGCGATGAAAACCCACGCCTGCCAGTAGTGCAGCGTGCCCGCCGGCAAGAGCAGGATCAACACCCACGAGAGAATGCCTCCGAGGGATGTCGTCGTCACGCGGATCCCGGTTTTCATCTCGCTCCTAGCAGCGTAGATCGCGGCGCCGAAAAGCCAGGGCGCCCAGAATTACCAACCCTACGTCGATGGCCAGTAGGCATAGCAAGGGCACGGCGGTGAAATCGGCGCCAATTCTCGGGATGTGCCCGAACGGTTCCAGGTCGAGCAACCACTGCGGGAACCGGGCCAACGATCCGATCAGGTACAGAGCGATGAAACCGATCAGCACGCCCCAGGCCACCGGTGTGAACCGCGGCGCGACGCCGAATACGCAGACCGTCACGGCCGACAACAGCCAGACGGCCGGGAGTTGGACCGCCGCGCTTGCGACGACCATCGCGAGTTTGCCGCCCACATCGCCGGCCGCGATGCCGTAGACAACTCCGGCGGTTACCCCGCAGGCCAGCATCGCGAGCGCGGATCCGCCCAGCGCGGTCACCAAATGGCTCGCGAGCCAACGAGTTCGCGACACCGCGCCGGCCAGCACCGTTTCGGCTCGCTGGCTGGATTCTTCCTGGTGCAACCGCAACGTGAGCGAAACGGCGAACGCGGCGGCCACCATGCCCATCATGGCGAAAGCCACGGCGATGAAGGCCTGCTCGAGGGCGCTGGTGCCGCCCATCCGCGCGACGATATCGCGGGCCGGACCGCTGTCGCCCAGCTCGTCACCGATGCCGTGCACCACGCTGCCCACCAGCAACCCGTATAGGCACAGTCCGACCGTCCACAACAGCAGCGCGGCCCGGTCGAGACGCCACGTCAGCCCGAACGCGTTGCCCAGCGCCGGCGCGGCGGTCGCGGGACCGGGCCGCTCCGCGATGAGCCCCGCGCCGACGTCACGGCCGGCGAGCAGCCAATACGCCACCATGGTCAACGCGGACGCCGTGACCAGGTGCAGCAGCAGCACCCACCAGCGATCACCCGCATACGGTTTGACCAGTAGCGACCACCCCAGCGGAGACAGCCACGACAGTGTGCCCGACCCGGCGTCGCCGACGGCGCGCAGCGTGAACGCGGTTCCCAGGACGGCGAACGCGGCACCGCGGGCGAACCTGGCGCTGGGCGACAACTGCGCGGTCACCGCGGCGACCGCGGTGAACACCAGGCCGGAGCAGGCCAGCGCCGCACCGAACGCCAGTGACCCGGCCGCCGGGACGTCGGTGCTCAGCAGGCCGGCCGCGCCGATCGCGCCGGTGCCGAGCGAGGCCCCGAAAGACAGCAGCAGCGCCGCGCTCAGGCTGGCGTAGCGACCGATCGCGGTCGAGTCCACCAACTCGGTCCGTCCGTTCTCCTCGTCGGCGCGGGTGTGCCGGATCATCGTGAGGATGACGGCCACCGCGATCAGCACGTGGAACATCCCGGCCTTCCAAATCCCCACGGCGCCAAGGCTGTCGCTGTAGACCTGGCCATACAGCGCACGCTGGGCCGGGCTGGCCATGATGGAGGCGGCGAACCCGGCACGGGCGGCCTCGGTGGGGTAGATCTTTTCGATGCTGCCGACGTACACCGTCGCCAGCGGCACCGACAGCAGAAACACCCACAGCGGCAACGAGAGCCGATCCCGGCGCAGGTATAGCCGCAACATCGCAAGCGTTCCGGAGAAGTTCGAACTGCGCTGGGGCGCAGGCGATGCCGACGCGTGAGGCCGGTCCAGTGTGGTCGCGCTCATGACAACGACACCTTTTGCGCATCGCGCCCGTGCCGGCCGTCGCCGCCGGACGCGTCTCCGGACGTGTCATAGTGGCGCAAGAAGAGCTCTTCGAGCGTCGGCGGCTGGCTGACGAGACTGCTCACGCCGGCGTCACCGAGCACGCGGATGAGCTCACCCAGGCTTTCGCTATCGACCTGGGCGCGCAGCGTATTACCCTCGACGCTGATGTCCTCGACGCCCTTGATCCGCCTGAGATCGCCCGGATCGCCGATCATTTCGGCCCTGATCGAGGTGCGGCTCAGATGCCGCATGGAGCTCAGCGAACCACTTTCGATGGTCTTGCCCGCCCGGATGATCGTCACGCGTTCGCACAACGCTTCCGTTTCGGCCAGGATGTGGCTGGACAACAACACCGTCGTGCCCCGGTCACGGGCCTGCG
Coding sequences within it:
- a CDS encoding DUF3117 domain-containing protein; its protein translation is MAAMKPRTGDGPLEATKEGRGIVMRVPLEGGGRLVVELTPDEAAALGDELKGVTSSS
- the glgC gene encoding glucose-1-phosphate adenylyltransferase, which translates into the protein MREAPHVLGIVLAGGEGKRLYPLTADRAKPAVPFGGAYRLIDFVLSNLVNARYLRICVLTQYKSHSLDRHISQNWRLSGLAGEYITPVPAQQRLGPRWYTGSADAIYQSLNLIYDEDPDYIVVFGADHVYRMDPEQMVRFHIDSGAGATVAGIRVPRSEATAFGCIDSDESGRIRQFVEKPLDPPGTPDDPETTFVSMGNYIFTTKVLIDAIRADADDDHSDHDMGGDIIPRLVDDGMAAVYDFSDNEVPGATDRDRAYWRDVGTLDAFYDAHMDLVSVHPVFNLYNKRWPIRGESENLAPAKFVNGGSAQESVVGAGSIISAASVRNSVLSSNVVVDDGAIVEGSVIMPGARVGRGAVVRHAILDKNVVVGPGEMVGVDLEKDRERFAISAGGVVAVGKGVWI
- a CDS encoding DNA-3-methyladenine glycosylase I, with product MSEDELVRCSWAAIRPGPDFEMYRDYHDQEWGRPLHDGVALFERMSLEAFQSGLSWLIILRKRENFRRAFSGFDITTVAEYGDDDVRRLMADQGIVRNRAKIDATIANARAAAELGTPADLAELLWSFAPSPRSRPADASQIPSATDESKAMARELKRRGFRFVGPTTAYALMQATGMVDDHIRGCWVPATAR
- a CDS encoding ABC transporter permease, with product MSATTLDRPHASASPAPQRSSNFSGTLAMLRLYLRRDRLSLPLWVFLLSVPLATVYVGSIEKIYPTEAARAGFAASIMASPAQRALYGQVYSDSLGAVGIWKAGMFHVLIAVAVILTMIRHTRADEENGRTELVDSTAIGRYASLSAALLLSFGASLGTGAIGAAGLLSTDVPAAGSLAFGAALACSGLVFTAVAAVTAQLSPSARFARGAAFAVLGTAFTLRAVGDAGSGTLSWLSPLGWSLLVKPYAGDRWWVLLLHLVTASALTMVAYWLLAGRDVGAGLIAERPGPATAAPALGNAFGLTWRLDRAALLLWTVGLCLYGLLVGSVVHGIGDELGDSGPARDIVARMGGTSALEQAFIAVAFAMMGMVAAAFAVSLTLRLHQEESSQRAETVLAGAVSRTRWLASHLVTALGGSALAMLACGVTAGVVYGIAAGDVGGKLAMVVASAAVQLPAVWLLSAVTVCVFGVAPRFTPVAWGVLIGFIALYLIGSLARFPQWLLDLEPFGHIPRIGADFTAVPLLCLLAIDVGLVILGALAFRRRDLRC
- a CDS encoding glucosyl-3-phosphoglycerate synthase, with amino-acid sequence MTMSDLVAGDLASDGMLAARPGDTWLGDRSWNRPSWTVAELEAAKAGRTISVVLPALDEEDTIESVIDSISPLVDGLVDELIVLDSGSTDDTEIRAVAAGARVVSREQALPEVPIRPGKGEALWRSLAATRGDIVVFVDSDLINPHPMFVPWLVGPLLTCPPSRGIHLVKSFYRRPLNVADVGGSAGATGGGRVTELVARPLLAALRPELGAVLQPLGGEYAATRELLTSVPFAPGYGVEIGLLVDTFDRLGLDAIAQVNLGVREHRNRPLAELGAMSRQVIATLLSRCGIPDSGVGLTQFVAHGPDGEGYTQHTSPVSLADRPPMQAIRPR
- the folP gene encoding dihydropteroate synthase — translated: MQSSFCGRPVSADRALIMAIVNRTPDSFYDRGATFSDEAARAAVHRAVADGADVIDVGGVKAGPGQEVDADTEIARLVPFIEWLRDAYPDHVISADTWRSEVAKVACAAGADLINDTWAGVDPALPEVAAEFGAGLVCSHTGNAQPRTRPFRVNYGTATRGVVDDVIAQVTAAAERAVACGVARDRVLIDPTHDFGKNTFHGLLLLRHVGDLVDTGWPVLMALSNKDFVGETLGVELTERLEGTLAATALAAAAGARMFRVHEVAATRRVLEMVASIQGTRPPTRTVRGLA
- the glgA gene encoding glycogen synthase; amino-acid sequence: MRVAMMTREYPPEVYGGAGVHVTELVSQLRRLCAVDVHCMGAPRPGAQGVQVHQPDPRLQGANAAMTTLSADLLMANAASAATVVHSHTWYTGMAGHLAALLYAVPHVLTAHSLEPLRPWKSEQLGGGYRISTWVEHTAVLAADAVIAVSSAMREDILRVYPALDPGAVHVIRNGVDTDVWCPAAPSQGESMLAALGVDPDRPLVVFVGRITRQKGVAHLVAAAHRFSPEAQVLLCAGAPDTPEIAEEIRDAVAGLARGRTGVFWIREMLPIGELREILSAAAVFVCPSVYEPLGIVNLEAMACGAAVVASDVGGIPEVVADGVTGTLVHYDPGDVAGYRAGLAEAVNELVADRAKAQRYGKAGRRRCVEEFSWAHVAEQTLEIYRKVCA
- a CDS encoding methyltransferase family protein — translated: MKTGIRVTTTSLGGILSWVLILLLPAGTLHYWQAWVFIAVFTVATIVPTVYLSRANPAALQRRMRAGPRAEPRTSQKFIITASFLGLFATMVFSALDHRFGWSSVPVWLSLLGDLLVATGLGIAMLVIVQNNYAGATVTVEADQTLVSGGLYRFVRHPMYVGNVIMMIGIPLALDSYWGLLFVIPGTIVLALRMFDEEKLLFDELPGYREYAERVRYRLVPYLW
- a CDS encoding DivIVA domain-containing protein, whose product is MALVLLYLVVLVLVAIVLFGAASLLFGRGEQLPPLPRGTTATVLPAYGVTGSDVDAVKFTQTLRGYKTSEVDWVLDRLARELEALRGQLAAVHAAPAADQDHEDDSAEPGEGEDRQD